A section of the Blastocatellia bacterium genome encodes:
- a CDS encoding VWA domain-containing protein, which translates to MAYKGRLAAIILLLCCTPARTLSVQQNPGADESVIKLNTLWVNLNISATDPQGKKITELRREDFAIFENGVRQEIVHFAPVEAPVNLVVLLDLSGSIDSKLKALKKAASRFVDMLKENDRMAIATFTGRFRLVSDFTGDRKRLKECIDHIKDAGGDTALYDAEWKTFDLLRQIREGRKAIVMLTDGVDSSFSPKDDGGSTHTFNELLMRALEEDTTIYPIYLDTEQEWIHHYSRAAYVEAREQLRTLAVQTGGAYFMARRIEDLDGVYQLVAEELHALYSLAYAAKDTHRDGRWRAIKLTVNREGIKLNSRRGYFAR; encoded by the coding sequence GTGGCATATAAAGGCCGGCTTGCGGCAATCATCCTGTTGCTGTGCTGCACCCCCGCGCGCACCCTGTCCGTTCAACAAAACCCCGGCGCCGACGAAAGCGTCATCAAGCTCAACACCCTCTGGGTCAACCTCAACATCAGCGCCACCGACCCGCAGGGCAAGAAAATCACCGAGCTCAGGCGCGAAGATTTCGCCATCTTCGAAAATGGCGTGCGCCAGGAGATCGTTCACTTCGCGCCCGTCGAGGCGCCGGTCAATCTCGTCGTGCTACTTGATCTGAGCGGCAGCATTGATAGCAAGCTGAAAGCCTTGAAGAAAGCCGCCAGCCGCTTCGTTGACATGCTGAAAGAGAATGACCGCATGGCGATAGCGACCTTCACAGGACGCTTCAGGCTGGTCTCAGACTTTACCGGGGATCGGAAGCGTTTGAAAGAGTGCATTGACCACATCAAAGATGCGGGCGGCGACACGGCGCTTTATGATGCCGAGTGGAAGACCTTCGATCTTCTGCGTCAAATCCGCGAGGGACGCAAAGCCATTGTTATGTTGACGGATGGGGTTGATAGCTCGTTTAGCCCCAAAGACGATGGCGGCTCGACGCATACCTTCAACGAGTTATTGATGCGGGCGCTCGAAGAGGATACAACGATCTACCCGATCTACCTCGACACGGAGCAGGAGTGGATTCACCACTACTCTCGTGCCGCCTACGTCGAGGCGCGCGAGCAGTTGCGGACGCTCGCCGTGCAGACCGGCGGCGCTTACTTCATGGCGCGGCGCATCGAAGACCTGGATGGCGTTTATCAACTGGTTGCCGAAGAATTGCACGCGCTCTACAGCCTCGCCTACGCCGCCAAGGATACGCACAGAGACGGGCGCTGGCGGGCCATCAAATTGACGGTCAATCGTGAAGGGATAAAGCTCAATAGCCGGCGCGGCTATTTCGCCAGATAA